The Cetobacterium somerae sequence AGTTGTTCTTGGATTTCTTTTTGAACATTCCTCTTGTGCATATGGACATCTAGGATGGAATCTACATCCAGATGGTAAATCTGTAGGATCTGGCATCAATCCTTTTATAGGTTTTAATCTAGTTACATCCTCATCTAAACTAGGTATTGAATCAAATAATCCATGTGTATACGGGTGTTTCGGTTTTTCAAATATATCATATAGTGTTCCTGATTCAATAATTTCTCCTGCATACATTATTGCTACTTTATCACATACTTGTGCAACTACTCCCAAATCATGAGTTATTAACAACATTGATGTTTTTAATTTTTCTTTTAAATCATTCATTAAATCTAAAACTTGAGCTTGTATTGTTACATCTAAAGCTGTTGTAGGTTCATCTGCAATCAATAATTTAGGATTACACGCTAAGGCTATCGCTATTACAACTCTTTGCTTCATTCCACCTGAAAATTGATGTGGATAATCATTTAATCTATTTCCTGGAATTCCAACTAATTCTAACATTTCGCTTGCTTTTTCCATTGCATCCTTCGTTGATAATTTTTCATGAATTTGTATTACTTCTGCAATTTGATCTCCTACAGTCAATACTGGATTTAAAGATGTCATTGGATCTTGGAAAATCATACTTATCTGTCTTCCTCTTATAGCTCTCATATCTTCTTCTGAAATAGTTAACAAATTTCTTCCTTGGAAATTAATCTCACCAGATATAATTTTTCCAGGTGGATTTGGAACTAATCTCATTATTCCTAATGCCGTAGTTGTTTTCCCAGCACCAGTTTCTCCTACTAGTCCTAGTGTTTCTCCCTCTCCTAACTCTATTTCTAAATCTGTTACTGCCATAACCTTTTCATCATTTGCTTCATAATTTATAGATAAATTTTTTATATTTAATAATTTTTCCATTTACGTCCATCTCCCCACTGTAATTATTGTTTTAATCTTGGATCTAATGCATCTCTTAGACCATCCCCTAAAAGATTTAAAGATAATATTGTTATCATTATTGATACACCTGGGAATGTTGTTACCCACCACGCATATCTAAGATATTGTCTCCCTCCAGATAACATTGATCCCCATTCAGGAGCAGGGGGTTGAATTCCTAATCCAATAAAACTTAGTCCTGCAGTTGATAATATAGCACCTGCAACACCTAATGTTCCTTGTACAATTACTGGTGCTAGTGAATTTGGAATAATATGTCTGCATATTATTCTTGCATCATTTGCTCCTATTGCTCTTGCCGCTTCAATAAACTCTTGATCTCTTATTGATAATACTGAAGCTCTTACTATTCTAGCATATCTTGGAATAGATGATATACTTACTGCAATCATTAAATTTAAAAGATTTGGACCTAATGCTGATACTATAGCTATTGCTAGAAGTATGCTTGGTACAGCTAAAAATATATCCATTATTCTCATAATTATATTATCTAGTTTCCCACCATAATATCCTGCTACAGCTCCTAAAAATCCACCAATAGCTATGGCTATACCTACTGCTAATATACCAACTTTTAAAGATACTCTAGCACCGTGAACTAATCTAGCAAATATATCTCTTCCAAACTCATCAGTTCCTAGCCAATGTTGTGCTGAAGGTGGTTTTAATCTCATTCTTAAATTTTGTTTAATTACAACTTGATCGTAATTTGCAATTTGATCTGCAAATATTGCAAGCAATACTATTATCACTATTATTACTAAACCTAATAGGGCCATCTTATTTCTTTTTAAATTTTTCCATAATTCTGCCCATTGGCTTCTTTTTTTCCCCACATTTTCATTTTTTATAGTAGCCACTTTTATTCACCCCTTTATTTGTATTGCGATTTTATTCTTGGATCTACATAAGCGTATAATATATCTACTGCTAGATTTACAACACTAAATGTTACTGCCAAGAATATTACTGATGCCAAAACCGTTGGCGTGTCTTTTTGTCTAATGGCATCTACCATCATTCTTCCTACACCTGGCCACGAATAAACTGACTCTGTTAAAACAGCTCCACCTAAAAGCCCTCCAAATTGTAACCCTACTACTGTTATAACTGGAATTAGCGCATTTTTTAAAGCATGTTTATTTATAACAACTTTTTCTGCTACCCCTTTAGCTCTCGCCGTTCTTATGTAATCCTGTCTTATAACTTCCAACATAGAAGAACGAGTCATACGAGTAATTATGGCTGCTGATCCCACTCCTAAAGTTATTGATGGAAGTATCAAACTTTTTAATCCATCAAATCCTCCAGAAGGTAACCATCTTAAATTAACTGAGAACGTCAAAATTAACATTAATCCAAGCCAAAAAACAGGCATTGATACTCCTAGCAAAGCTCCAATCATACTAACACTGTCAATTAATGTATATTGTTTCGTTGCCGATATAATCCCTAGTGGGATTCCAATGCAAACAGCTATAATTATTCCTAAAACTGCTAATATTAATGTATTCGGAAATCTTGAAAAAATCTCTCCAAACACTTCTCTTCCTGTCGTATAAGATTGTCCAAAATTTCCTACTACTGCATTTTTTACAAATCTTAAATATTGAACAATAAAAGGGTCATTTAATCCCATTTCTAATCTTAATTGTGCTACGGCTTCTTTAGGAGCACTTTCTCCTAGGATAAGCTGAGCTGGATCTCCTGGTGTAAATGACATTATTGTAAACACTAAGAATGAAACTCCTAGTAATACAGGTATTAACAATAGTATTCTTTTTACTATATATTTGTACATTGTGTAGCCCCCTTTATTTGCTTTATACTAGAAAGGAAACCATTTAGGTTTCCTTTCTAAAATTTAAATATTTTATTTTGTCTTATAAGTTCCATAAACTTTATGGTGTCCTGCAGGATGCATTTTAAATCCTTGGACAGTTTTTTGCTCTCCTACATTTTGTGTTGGATAAACTAATGTTAATACTGGAACTTCCTCTTGTACTATATCTTGAATTTCATAGTAGTAAGTTTTTCTCTCTTCTGGATTAACACTACTTCTTCCTTTTACTAATAATTCGTCAACTTTTGGATTTGAATAGAACGATCTATTACCAGCTCCACCTTTGTTTGCTGAGTTAAATAGTGGATCTAATCCGTAGTCAGCATCTCCTGTTACAGAAACCCATCCTAGTATATATAAATCATGATCTCCTCTTGCTGTCCCGTCTAAAAATGCTCCCCACTCAAGAGTTTCAATTGTTACATCAATTCCAACTTGCTTTAATTGATCTTGGGCAATAACAGCTATATCTCTTCTAATTGGATTATCATTTATCCATAATTTTAATTTTAACCCTTTATCATATCCAGCTTCTTTTAATAATTCTTTTGCTTTCTCTGGATTGTATTCATATGATTTTGCATTAGGATTATAACCAAAAACTTTTGGTCCTATTGATGAATTAGCAGTTTGAGCTGATCCTTGATACACTGCATCTGCTATATCTTGAGTATTTAAAGCATATGCTATTGCTTGTCTTACTTTTTTATCTTTTAAAGAATCTTTCTGCATATTAAATCCTAAATATGTTGTTGATAAAGACGGCTCTTCAATTAATTCTAATCTATCATTATCTTTAACCATATTTTTATCTACCGGATCAATATCAAAAGCTATATCTACTTCACCTGTTTCTAATCCTATTGTTCTATTTGTCCCCTCAACAATACTTCTAAAGATAACCTTATCTGTTGGAGCTTTTCCTAAATAATAATCTGGATTAACCTCTAATGTTATTCTATCTCCTGCTTGCCAATTGACAAACTTATATGGTCCTGTTCCCACTGGATGTTGTCCATAAGCTCCACCAGCTTTCTCTACAGCTTCTTTATTTAAAATTCCTGAAGCATTATGTGATAGATGACTTAGTAACGGACCAAAAGGAGTTGTTGTTTTAATTCTTACAGTATAATCATCTACAACTTCCACAGAATCAACTGCCTTTATTATATGCGACACTTGAGGTGACGCTTTCATTCTATCTAAAGAAAATTTAACATCATTTGCTGTTAACTCTTTTCCATTATGAAATTTTACACCTTTTCTTAATTTAAACTCTGTTGTTTTATCATCAACTTGAGTCCAACTTTCAGCTAAACCTGGAACTATATTCATATTAGTATCTTGTTTTACTAAAGTATCATAAATTTGTCCTGATACTTTTGCTGATGGTGCATCGTTTGTTGCATGTATATCTAATGTTTTAGCATCTGCTCCATTAGCTATAACTAGGGTATTTTTGTCAGCTCTCGCCTCTAAATTTAATCCTAAAAAAATTGCTAAAGTACTTAATAAAAGTATTTTTTTCTTCATTTTTCCCCCCTGCATTTCTATTTTATTTTTCAATAATTTAATATTGTTAATAAAATATAACCTTTTATATCGTACAAATCAAATTTATTTAATGAATACGTTCTATTTAAAAAATAAATTTTTTTTATTATTACCAAAAAAAGAAAAAATATTTTTATTTTGTTCTTTTTTTCAGTATTGATTTATTTAATTACACCTGTTATAATATTAACAATAAATATTTTGGAGGAATAATAATGAAGAAATTTTTTTTGTTAATTACACTTATTTTTAGTACATTAGCTTTCTCAAAAGAAGATGATATTCAAGGAAAGTGGATTACTGAAAAAGCTAAAAATGGAAATCAAATTATAGTTGAATTTCAAAAAATAAATAATAAATACTATGGTGAGATTATTCAGCTAACTATCCCAATTTATGAGAAAGGTCATAACCTAGAAGGAAAAACTAAAATAGATTTAGCAAATCCCGATGAAAAACTAAAAACAAGACCATTAGTTGGTATACATTTCGTTAGTGATTTCACATACAATCCTGAAAAAGATCGTTTTGAAAATGGATTTATTTACAATCCTGAAAATGGAAAAACTTACTACTGTTCAATTTCTTTTAAAGATACAAATACCATTATAGTAAAAGGAAGTCTTGATAAATCAGGCTTTATAGGATCTAAACAAATATGGTCAAAAATTAAATAATTATAAATAAAACCTCCTAAATATTTAGGAGGTTTTATTTTCTATATGACTAAATTTAATTAAGGTGGCTAATTTTATTTTGCTTTTTTCTCTGATTTTTCTTCGCTTTTCTTTTGCATAGCTAAGTATTTTTCTGGACCATAATAAGCTCTTAAGTACATCTCTTTTAAATCACTCATTAATGGATATCTTGGGTTTGCTCCAGTACATTGGTCATCAAAAGCATCTTCAACCATTTGATCCAATTTAGATAAGAACTCCTGCTCTGAAATTCCATATTCTGCTATTGTTGATTTTATTCCAATTTCAGTTTTTAATTCTGATATTTTCTTTCTTAATATTTTAGCTTTCTCTTCTGGAGTTTCATTTCCTTTTGTAAATCCTAAGTAATCAGCTAATTTTGCATAACACTCTTTTGCATGTGGATATTTATATTGTGCAAATCCTGCCATTTTAAACGGTCTATCTGTCGCATTAAATCTAATTACTTCATCAAGTAATAATGCATTTGCTACTCCATGTGGTAAGTGGAATGCTGCTCCTAACTTATGAGCCATTGAGTGACATATTCCTAGGAATGCATTTGAGAATGCCATTCCAGCCATACAAGATGCATTTGCCATCTTTTCTTTAGCCTTTACTGCTAACGCTCCTCCTTTAACTGATTCAGGAAGATATTTAAATGTTAATCTAGTCGCTTCTAATGCTAATGGATTAGTAAATTCAGATGCCATTATTGATACATATGCCTCAATAGCGTGAGTTACTACATCTATTCCTGATGCTGCTGTTAAACCAGCTGGCATTGATAACATCAATTGTGGATCTACTACTGCTACATTAGGTGTAATTTCGTAGTCAGCTAACGGATATTTTACTCCTGTCGTATCATCTGTTATAACCGCAAATGGAGTTACTTCTGATCCTGTTCCTGCTGAAGTTGCAACTGCCCAGAACTCTGCCTTTTCTCCCATTTTAGGGAATTTAACTATTCTTTTTCTAATATCCATAAATGTCATAGCTAAATCTTTAAAGTTTACTTTTGGATGCTCATACATAACCCACATAATTTTAGCCGCGTCCATTGCTGAACCTCCACCTAAAGCTATGATTACATCTGGGTTATAGTTTCTCATTAATTCTGCACCTTTTTCAACTACACTTAAAGTTGGATCCGCTTGTACATCTGAGAATACTCTAAAATCTACTCCGATATTTTCTAAAACTGTTGTTATATGATCTGTATATCCTAAAGAAGCTAATTGTTGATCTGTTACAATTACAGCTTTTTTCTTTCCTTTTAATTCTTCTAAAGCCACTGGAAGAGAACCGAATTTGAAGTATACTCTTTCAGGAATTCTAAACCATAGCATATTTTCTCTCCTTTTAGCAACTGTCTTTATGTTTATTAAGTGCTTAACTCCAACGTTTTCAGAGACAGCGTTTCCTCCCCATGATCCACATCCAAGTGTTAACGATGGTGCTAGTTTAAAGTTAAATACATCTCCTATAGCTCCTTGAGCTGCTGGCATATTAATTAATGTTCTTCCTGTTTTCATTGTTTTTCCAAATAAATCAATTTTATCTTTTGCAACTAATTCATCTGCATATAAAACTGATGTATGTCCCATTCCACCAAGCTCTATTAATCTATCAGCTTTCTTTAAAGCATCTTCAAAATTCTTAGCTTTATACATAGCTAATACTGGTGATAATTTCTCATGTGAAAACGCTTCTTCTAATTCAACTGACTCAACTTCTCCTATAATAACTTTTGTATTTTCAGGAACAGTTACTCCAGCCATTTGAGCTATTTTGTAAGCAGATTGTCCTACAATATCTCCATTTAAATGTCCATCTATTACTATTGTTTTTCTTACTTTATCTACTTCGTCGCCTTTTAATATATAGGCATTTCTTGCTGTAAACTCTTCTTTTACTTTATCGTAAATTGAAGTTGGAATTATTACTGCTTGCTCAGAAGCACAGATAACTCCGTTATCAAAAGTTTTTGATAATAAAATTGAGTTTACTGCCATTTTTATGTGTGCTGTTTCATCTATTATTACTGGTGTATTTCCAGCTCCTACTCCAATTGCAGGTGTTCCTGATGAATAAGCAGCCTTAACCATTCCTGGTCCTCCAGTTGCTAATATTAAATCTGCCATTTTCATAAGATCATTAGATGCTTGAACTGATGGCTCAGCAATCCATCCAATTATATCTTTTGGAGCTCCAGCTTTTACTGCTGCTTCTAAAACTATTTTAGCTGCCTCTATTGTTGCATTTTTTGCTCTTGGGTGTGGAGAAAAAATAATTCCATTTCTTGTTTTTAAAGCTAATAATGCTTTAAATATTGCTGTTGATGTTGGGTTAGTAGTTGGAACTATTCCAGCTATAACTCCAATTGGTTCAGCTATTTTTTCAACTCCATAAGCTGCGTCAACTTCTATTGTTCCACAAGTTTTTGTATCCTTGTATGAGTTATATATATATTCTGAAGCAAAGTGATTTTTTATAACTTTATCTTCAACAATTCCCATTCCAGTTTCTTCAACTGCCATTTTAGCTAATTTTATTCTAGCATTATTTGCAGCTAATGAAGCTTCTCTAAAAATTTCATCTACTTGTTCTTGAGTAAATTTAGAATATTCTTTTTGTGCTAATCTTACTTTTTCTATTGTATTTATTAGTGTCATAAACATCACTCCTGTGTGAATTTTTATTTTTATAATGCTAGTATACTTGTGTTTTAGTGTTTTTTAAAATTTTTTTTCGATAATTTTTCTAATTTTTAACCATCAATTTTTGATCATTTTTATTTTTTAGACTCATTATTCAAATTTTTGTTACTTTTATTAGATTTTTTTACTTTATTGAGGTATATTCTATTAAGCTTTATTTTTGTAGGGGAGATGATAACTTTTATGAAAGAAAACTATTTAAAAAATATATCTTTAAAAAATTTAGATTTATCTGATAATTTCAAAAATTTTTTAATCAATAATTTAAATTTTGATCAATTAATAGCCGTAATAAATTTTAATGGCCATTTTTTAGTTATAGCAGGAGCAGGTTCTGGAAAGACAAGAACCATTATATATAGAGCTCTTCTTTTAATTGAACTTAAAATACCTTCTAAAAACATTTTAATTCTAACTTTTACTAGAAAAGCTATTAATGAAATAAAAATAAGAATCAGTTCTTTTTTACCTAATTCAAATATTTATATTGAAACTTTTCATTCTTTAGCATATAAATATTTAAAAAAATATAGTCAAAATAAATGTTTTAAAATTCTTACTACAGATGATGCTTTAGTTTTAGCTAAAAAAACTCTTCTTTATGACAATATTTTAAAAATTTTTTCTAAAGATATTTTAATAAAAATTATCTCTTTAACCTCTTCCTCTATTTTAAAAGAATATTATTTTAAAAAACTAGATGAAAAATCTAAAACTTTAATTATAAATTTTTTAAATAATTTTGAATTATTAAAAAAAACAGAAAATTTCTATTCTTTTAATGATCTACTTATTCAATTTTATAAACTATTAAGCCTAAATTTAATTACTACCGATTTTCAATATATTATGGTTGACGAATATCAAGATACTGATAATTTACAAGTTCATATTTTAAAATTACTAGCTAAAAATTCTAATCTCATGGTTGTTGGGGATGACTATCAAAGTATTTATGGTTTTAAAGGAACTTCCATGGAAAATATTCTAAATTTTTCTAATGAATTTCCCAATGTTAAAACTATTATTTTAAAAGAAAACTATCGAAGTACCAATCCTATTTTACATTTATCTAATGAATTTTCTAAAAAATTAAAATATTGTTTTAGAAAATCACTTATAACTAAAGATAGCTCTTTAAAAAAACCTAATCTAAATATTTTTAAAAATCATTTTAATGAAATTTCATTTATTTTTGATAAAATCAAATATATCTTAGAGTTGAATCCAACTGCTACGATTGGAATTCTTTTTAGAAACTTTATTTACATGGAAGAGTTTATCAAATTCTTTGAATCTTCTAATATTAAATTTAATATTGCTTCTAATCCGTTTTTAGAAAATATTTTTAAACATAAATTTCATAATACAAATATAACTCTCTCATTTTTAACCATACATAGCTCTAAAGGATTAGAATGGGATTATGTATTTATTCCTCTTCTTTTAGAAGGTATCATTCCAAGCTCAATAGGTGATGCTCTTAATCTAGAGGAAGAAAAAAGACTTTTTTATGTAGCTTTAACTCGAGCTAAAAAAGAACTCTTTTTGTCTTATCCTTTATCTTTTTATAGTGACTTTGGATTATTTAAAACTCCATCTCAATTTATAGAAAATATTGATTCTAGCTTTTTTAATATAAAAAGAGGATAGTTTAAAAAACTACCCTCTTTTAAAATCAATTATAAACTTTTCTATACCTATATTTTCTTCTATTCCACCATTTTTTATTAAAAATTCAATTTTCAATAATTTTTCTATTTTTTTTAATAAAAACTGTTCATTAAATAAAGACATATATTTCAATTTTAAAAAAATAGGATATTCTCTAATGTATCCTCTATTATTCTTAAAATATTTTTTTAACTTTTCATATGTATTTCCTTTAAAGTCATTATATGAAATATTTTCTCTCAATTCTCCAATTTTCTTTAAATTCACTAATTTCAGTGCCAAATTTAACTCTTCTGAAATTAAATACAAAAATAACATATATTCTTTACTTTTTTTTAAATAATCTAGTAATACTTCCATATTATCTTCAATCATAAAATCTTCAACTAATTTTTTTAAATTGTACTCGTCACTTATTGATAAAATAGGTAAAACTTTTTCTAATATAAATGTTTTTCCATTTAAAAAACTCTTTATCTTTTCAACTTCATTTTTCACTTTAAAAAAATCATCACCTAAAACTTCTGATAATTTTTCAGATTCATATTCAGATATTTCTAATTCTTTTTCTATAAAAAAATCTATTCCTTTTTTTTCTAAAGCTTTCCTTGCTATAATTGTCTTTCCTAACTTTTCCGCATTTGTCAAAACTTTTTTTCCAACTTCATTTATTGCTTTTCCATAATCATTTAACTCTTCTTCGTAAACAACTACAACCTCTTTTTTTGTTAAATCATACTCTCCAACTATTTTTAATAATTGATCTAATTTTTTACTTTTTTCAGCTCTTTTTAAAACTATTAATTCTTTTGGAGCAAACA is a genomic window containing:
- a CDS encoding ABC transporter ATP-binding protein, yielding MEKLLNIKNLSINYEANDEKVMAVTDLEIELGEGETLGLVGETGAGKTTTALGIMRLVPNPPGKIISGEINFQGRNLLTISEEDMRAIRGRQISMIFQDPMTSLNPVLTVGDQIAEVIQIHEKLSTKDAMEKASEMLELVGIPGNRLNDYPHQFSGGMKQRVVIAIALACNPKLLIADEPTTALDVTIQAQVLDLMNDLKEKLKTSMLLITHDLGVVAQVCDKVAIMYAGEIIESGTLYDIFEKPKHPYTHGLFDSIPSLDEDVTRLKPIKGLMPDPTDLPSGCRFHPRCPYAQEECSKRNPRTTIENGHKVKCLAYEGVINVPELQEGRNGR
- the nikC gene encoding nickel transporter permease; the encoded protein is MKNENVGKKRSQWAELWKNLKRNKMALLGLVIIVIIVLLAIFADQIANYDQVVIKQNLRMRLKPPSAQHWLGTDEFGRDIFARLVHGARVSLKVGILAVGIAIAIGGFLGAVAGYYGGKLDNIIMRIMDIFLAVPSILLAIAIVSALGPNLLNLMIAVSISSIPRYARIVRASVLSIRDQEFIEAARAIGANDARIICRHIIPNSLAPVIVQGTLGVAGAILSTAGLSFIGLGIQPPAPEWGSMLSGGRQYLRYAWWVTTFPGVSIMITILSLNLLGDGLRDALDPRLKQ
- the nikB gene encoding nickel ABC transporter permease, translated to MYKYIVKRILLLIPVLLGVSFLVFTIMSFTPGDPAQLILGESAPKEAVAQLRLEMGLNDPFIVQYLRFVKNAVVGNFGQSYTTGREVFGEIFSRFPNTLILAVLGIIIAVCIGIPLGIISATKQYTLIDSVSMIGALLGVSMPVFWLGLMLILTFSVNLRWLPSGGFDGLKSLILPSITLGVGSAAIITRMTRSSMLEVIRQDYIRTARAKGVAEKVVINKHALKNALIPVITVVGLQFGGLLGGAVLTESVYSWPGVGRMMVDAIRQKDTPTVLASVIFLAVTFSVVNLAVDILYAYVDPRIKSQYK
- a CDS encoding glutathione ABC transporter substrate-binding protein; this encodes MKKKILLLSTLAIFLGLNLEARADKNTLVIANGADAKTLDIHATNDAPSAKVSGQIYDTLVKQDTNMNIVPGLAESWTQVDDKTTEFKLRKGVKFHNGKELTANDVKFSLDRMKASPQVSHIIKAVDSVEVVDDYTVRIKTTTPFGPLLSHLSHNASGILNKEAVEKAGGAYGQHPVGTGPYKFVNWQAGDRITLEVNPDYYLGKAPTDKVIFRSIVEGTNRTIGLETGEVDIAFDIDPVDKNMVKDNDRLELIEEPSLSTTYLGFNMQKDSLKDKKVRQAIAYALNTQDIADAVYQGSAQTANSSIGPKVFGYNPNAKSYEYNPEKAKELLKEAGYDKGLKLKLWINDNPIRRDIAVIAQDQLKQVGIDVTIETLEWGAFLDGTARGDHDLYILGWVSVTGDADYGLDPLFNSANKGGAGNRSFYSNPKVDELLVKGRSSVNPEERKTYYYEIQDIVQEEVPVLTLVYPTQNVGEQKTVQGFKMHPAGHHKVYGTYKTK
- a CDS encoding DUF2147 domain-containing protein, which translates into the protein MKKFFLLITLIFSTLAFSKEDDIQGKWITEKAKNGNQIIVEFQKINNKYYGEIIQLTIPIYEKGHNLEGKTKIDLANPDEKLKTRPLVGIHFVSDFTYNPEKDRFENGFIYNPENGKTYYCSISFKDTNTIIVKGSLDKSGFIGSKQIWSKIK
- the adhE gene encoding bifunctional acetaldehyde-CoA/alcohol dehydrogenase, with protein sequence MTLINTIEKVRLAQKEYSKFTQEQVDEIFREASLAANNARIKLAKMAVEETGMGIVEDKVIKNHFASEYIYNSYKDTKTCGTIEVDAAYGVEKIAEPIGVIAGIVPTTNPTSTAIFKALLALKTRNGIIFSPHPRAKNATIEAAKIVLEAAVKAGAPKDIIGWIAEPSVQASNDLMKMADLILATGGPGMVKAAYSSGTPAIGVGAGNTPVIIDETAHIKMAVNSILLSKTFDNGVICASEQAVIIPTSIYDKVKEEFTARNAYILKGDEVDKVRKTIVIDGHLNGDIVGQSAYKIAQMAGVTVPENTKVIIGEVESVELEEAFSHEKLSPVLAMYKAKNFEDALKKADRLIELGGMGHTSVLYADELVAKDKIDLFGKTMKTGRTLINMPAAQGAIGDVFNFKLAPSLTLGCGSWGGNAVSENVGVKHLINIKTVAKRRENMLWFRIPERVYFKFGSLPVALEELKGKKKAVIVTDQQLASLGYTDHITTVLENIGVDFRVFSDVQADPTLSVVEKGAELMRNYNPDVIIALGGGSAMDAAKIMWVMYEHPKVNFKDLAMTFMDIRKRIVKFPKMGEKAEFWAVATSAGTGSEVTPFAVITDDTTGVKYPLADYEITPNVAVVDPQLMLSMPAGLTAASGIDVVTHAIEAYVSIMASEFTNPLALEATRLTFKYLPESVKGGALAVKAKEKMANASCMAGMAFSNAFLGICHSMAHKLGAAFHLPHGVANALLLDEVIRFNATDRPFKMAGFAQYKYPHAKECYAKLADYLGFTKGNETPEEKAKILRKKISELKTEIGIKSTIAEYGISEQEFLSKLDQMVEDAFDDQCTGANPRYPLMSDLKEMYLRAYYGPEKYLAMQKKSEEKSEKKAK
- a CDS encoding ATP-dependent helicase yields the protein MKENYLKNISLKNLDLSDNFKNFLINNLNFDQLIAVINFNGHFLVIAGAGSGKTRTIIYRALLLIELKIPSKNILILTFTRKAINEIKIRISSFLPNSNIYIETFHSLAYKYLKKYSQNKCFKILTTDDALVLAKKTLLYDNILKIFSKDILIKIISLTSSSILKEYYFKKLDEKSKTLIINFLNNFELLKKTENFYSFNDLLIQFYKLLSLNLITTDFQYIMVDEYQDTDNLQVHILKLLAKNSNLMVVGDDYQSIYGFKGTSMENILNFSNEFPNVKTIILKENYRSTNPILHLSNEFSKKLKYCFRKSLITKDSSLKKPNLNIFKNHFNEISFIFDKIKYILELNPTATIGILFRNFIYMEEFIKFFESSNIKFNIASNPFLENIFKHKFHNTNITLSFLTIHSSKGLEWDYVFIPLLLEGIIPSSIGDALNLEEEKRLFYVALTRAKKELFLSYPLSFYSDFGLFKTPSQFIENIDSSFFNIKRG
- a CDS encoding DNA polymerase III subunit delta, with product MFYFVYGDTPLPLKYEELMEKIKKSNPSIPMKVYDASQNEEDNFLESISINSMFAPKELIVLKRAEKSKKLDQLLKIVGEYDLTKKEVVVVYEEELNDYGKAINEVGKKVLTNAEKLGKTIIARKALEKKGIDFFIEKELEISEYESEKLSEVLGDDFFKVKNEVEKIKSFLNGKTFILEKVLPILSISDEYNLKKLVEDFMIEDNMEVLLDYLKKSKEYMLFLYLISEELNLALKLVNLKKIGELRENISYNDFKGNTYEKLKKYFKNNRGYIREYPIFLKLKYMSLFNEQFLLKKIEKLLKIEFLIKNGGIEENIGIEKFIIDFKRG